A region from the Burkholderiales bacterium genome encodes:
- a CDS encoding thiamine pyrophosphate-binding protein translates to MARMTGNRYFAEAMRGYGVTHLFYVNSVIGGAMREIEKIGVKRVITHGEKAAAYMADAYARASKRPGICLSQDIGSTNLLAGLRDPRMASSPVIAITGGQNDQPRYRHAYQNAEDFHAWSAVTKANFSVDTVERFPDLLRQAFRVATSGTPGPVHLELRGNAGQMLDKEADLDTTVEERFRQFPAFRPAAEMSAVKAAVAALSEAGKPIIVAGGGVASSGAGPELVKLAELLSIPIATSLHAKAMVPDDHPLNVGVPGSYSRWCANKAVQAADLVFFIGSHSGGQVTNGWQIPKPGTKSIQLDINPEELGRNYPNAVSLCGDAKVVLQQMISVVENQPSRRAEWLEQVKSYVADFWAESDPLKASDAVPMRPERICKEIEEWLPSNTTVVVDTFHAAMWTAQMIRMKQGQHYLRCGGSLGWGFPAAIGAKAALPDKPVVGFAGDAGFYYHIGELETAARYGINLVMIVNTNYSGGVLEKVAYEKSVNFARVADSLGCAGFRVEKPADIRGALDKALACGKPAVVDIVSDAAIQAKRGWVPASVSGE, encoded by the coding sequence ATGGCTCGAATGACCGGTAACCGTTATTTCGCCGAAGCCATGCGCGGCTACGGCGTCACGCACCTGTTCTATGTGAACTCCGTCATCGGCGGGGCGATGCGGGAGATCGAGAAGATCGGCGTCAAGCGCGTGATCACCCACGGCGAAAAAGCCGCGGCGTACATGGCCGACGCGTACGCCCGCGCATCGAAGCGTCCCGGCATCTGCCTCTCCCAGGACATCGGCTCGACCAACCTGCTCGCAGGCCTGCGCGACCCGCGCATGGCGAGCTCTCCCGTCATCGCGATCACCGGCGGCCAGAACGACCAGCCGCGCTATCGCCATGCCTACCAGAACGCCGAAGACTTCCACGCGTGGAGCGCGGTGACCAAGGCGAACTTCTCGGTCGACACGGTCGAGCGCTTTCCCGATCTGCTGCGCCAGGCGTTTCGCGTCGCGACGTCCGGCACGCCCGGCCCGGTGCATCTGGAGCTGCGCGGCAACGCCGGCCAGATGCTCGACAAGGAAGCCGACCTCGATACCACGGTCGAAGAGCGCTTCAGGCAGTTCCCCGCATTCCGCCCGGCCGCCGAGATGTCGGCGGTGAAAGCGGCGGTCGCCGCATTGTCCGAAGCGGGCAAGCCGATCATCGTCGCCGGCGGCGGCGTCGCGTCGTCGGGCGCGGGTCCCGAGCTCGTCAAGCTGGCCGAGCTGCTGTCGATCCCGATCGCGACCAGCCTGCATGCGAAAGCGATGGTGCCCGACGACCATCCGCTCAACGTCGGCGTGCCCGGCAGCTATTCGCGCTGGTGCGCCAACAAGGCGGTGCAGGCGGCGGACCTCGTGTTCTTCATCGGCAGCCACTCGGGCGGGCAGGTGACCAACGGCTGGCAGATCCCGAAGCCGGGCACGAAATCGATACAGCTCGACATCAACCCGGAAGAGCTCGGCCGCAACTACCCCAACGCGGTCTCGCTGTGCGGCGACGCGAAGGTCGTGCTCCAGCAGATGATCTCGGTCGTCGAGAACCAGCCGTCGCGCCGCGCCGAATGGCTCGAGCAGGTGAAGAGCTACGTCGCCGATTTCTGGGCCGAGAGCGATCCGCTGAAAGCGAGCGACGCGGTGCCGATGCGTCCCGAGCGCATCTGCAAGGAGATCGAGGAATGGCTGCCGTCGAACACGACGGTCGTCGTCGATACGTTCCACGCGGCGATGTGGACCGCGCAGATGATCCGCATGAAGCAGGGTCAGCACTACCTGCGCTGCGGCGGCTCGCTCGGCTGGGGTTTCCCCGCGGCGATCGGCGCCAAAGCCGCGCTGCCTGACAAGCCGGTCGTCGGCTTCGCGGGCGACGCCGGTTTCTACTATCACATCGGCGAGCTCGAGACCGCCGCGCGTTACGGCATCAATCTCGTGATGATCGTCAACACCAACTACTCCGGCGGCGTGCTCGAGAAAGTCGCGTACGAGAAATCGGTGAACTTCGCCAGGGTCGCCGACAGCCTCGGCTGCGCGGGCTTCCGCGTCGAAAAGCCCGCGGACATCCGCGGCGCGCTCGACAAGGCGCTCGCCTGCGGCAAGCCCGCGGTCGTCGACATCGTCAGCGATGCGGCGATCCAGGCGAAGCGCGGATGGGTGCCGGCATCGGTGAGTGGCGAGTAG
- a CDS encoding tripartite tricarboxylate transporter substrate binding protein: MQSRTKRACALAVAAVCCGLGAAPAFSQHYPSKVVRVVVPFAPGGGSDITARAFSTKLSEYLGQQFIVDNRGGAGGLIGMEMTAKAPPDGYTIMMMSGSFSATSAMRQPAFDPINSIIPVAEFGYTPFVLTVHPSLPSKTVKELISLSRTTKGGLSYAGTGTGGATHLATELLCSMAKIKMVPIQYKSTGAAMADLLSGQVPVIVGSLLPVTPHLKTGRLRGLAVTTAKRWHTLPDLPTVGETLPGYEVVLWFGTMAPRGTPQPIIDALNGAINKALKDPDIAKSLERDGMIASGGPPANFGKRIRGDYDKWTKLVKEAGIKIE; encoded by the coding sequence ATGCAGAGCAGAACGAAGCGCGCCTGCGCGCTCGCCGTCGCGGCCGTGTGTTGCGGTCTCGGAGCGGCACCGGCCTTCAGCCAGCACTATCCGAGCAAGGTGGTGCGCGTCGTCGTGCCCTTTGCCCCGGGCGGCGGCAGCGACATCACCGCACGCGCTTTTTCGACCAAGCTGTCCGAATACCTTGGACAACAGTTCATAGTCGACAACCGCGGCGGCGCCGGCGGCCTGATCGGCATGGAGATGACCGCGAAGGCGCCGCCCGACGGCTACACGATCATGATGATGTCGGGCAGCTTCTCCGCGACCTCCGCGATGCGCCAGCCCGCTTTCGACCCGATCAATTCGATCATCCCCGTGGCGGAGTTCGGCTACACGCCGTTCGTGCTGACGGTGCACCCGTCGCTGCCGTCCAAGACCGTGAAAGAGCTGATCTCGCTGTCGCGCACGACCAAAGGCGGTCTTTCCTACGCCGGCACCGGCACGGGCGGCGCGACCCACCTCGCCACCGAGCTCCTCTGCAGCATGGCGAAGATCAAGATGGTGCCGATCCAGTACAAGAGCACCGGCGCGGCGATGGCCGACCTGCTGTCCGGCCAGGTGCCGGTGATCGTCGGCAGCCTGCTGCCCGTCACGCCCCACCTCAAGACCGGCCGTCTGCGCGGCCTCGCGGTGACCACGGCGAAGCGCTGGCACACGCTGCCCGACCTGCCGACCGTCGGCGAGACGCTGCCCGGCTACGAAGTGGTGCTGTGGTTCGGCACGATGGCGCCGCGCGGCACGCCGCAGCCCATCATCGACGCGCTCAACGGGGCGATCAACAAGGCCCTGAAGGATCCGGACATCGCGAAGTCGCTCGAGCGCGACGGCATGATCGCGAGCGGCGGGCCGCCCGCCAACTTCGGCAAGCGCATCCGCGGCGACTACGACAAGTGGACGAAGCTGGTGAAAGAGGCGGGGATCAAGATCGAGTAA
- a CDS encoding methyltransferase domain-containing protein: protein MLRRSVLCLIAALCAPAAAQERYSPFVPTEESDVTRMLNLARVGAGDVVMDLGSGDGRIVLEAARMNKEARGRGIEMDPRLVAESNAKAKSAGLADRVQILHQNAFDADLSQRP from the coding sequence ATGCTTCGCCGCAGCGTCCTCTGTTTGATCGCCGCTCTCTGCGCCCCCGCCGCCGCGCAGGAACGCTATTCGCCGTTCGTCCCGACCGAGGAGAGCGACGTGACGCGCATGCTCAACCTCGCGCGCGTCGGCGCCGGCGACGTCGTCATGGACCTGGGCTCGGGCGACGGGCGCATCGTGCTCGAGGCCGCGCGCATGAACAAGGAGGCGCGCGGCCGCGGCATCGAGATGGATCCCAGGCTCGTCGCCGAATCGAACGCGAAGGCGAAGTCGGCGGGTCTTGCCGATCGCGTGCAGATCCTCCATCAGAACGCGTTCGACGCCGATCTCTCGCAGCGACCGTGA
- a CDS encoding tripartite tricarboxylate transporter substrate binding protein: MQHVRRVGVVLFVCAAVGPAIGAEHYPARPVRLVVPFAPGGPSDTLARLLAQKLTDTLGQAVVVDNRGSPGGIVGFEIASRAVPDGYTLLLGGGSGLTQNPSLYKKLPYDAMRDLSPITRIESGPNLLCVHPSVQAKSVQELVALARSKPGQINFASAGTGNRLASELFKIHAGVDIVNVPYKGTGQAIIDLVAGQVQMMMMNPISALPQIKAGKLRGLAVTTLKRSAAFPDTPTIAESGFPGFEVNSWHGFFAPAKTPAIIVTRLNSETLKILAMHDVKDRFAIAGLEPAGTTPQELTAYLKSETDKWAKIIKQVGIKPE; this comes from the coding sequence ATGCAGCACGTAAGACGTGTGGGTGTCGTCCTGTTCGTTTGTGCCGCAGTCGGCCCCGCGATCGGCGCCGAACACTACCCGGCGCGGCCCGTCCGCCTCGTCGTGCCGTTCGCGCCGGGCGGGCCGAGCGATACGCTGGCGCGGCTCCTCGCGCAGAAGCTCACCGATACGCTCGGTCAGGCCGTCGTCGTCGACAACCGCGGCAGCCCCGGCGGCATCGTCGGCTTCGAGATCGCCTCCAGAGCGGTGCCGGACGGTTACACGCTGCTGCTGGGCGGCGGCAGCGGCCTCACCCAGAATCCCAGCCTCTACAAGAAGCTTCCGTACGACGCGATGCGCGATCTTTCGCCGATCACGCGCATCGAATCGGGACCGAACCTCCTGTGCGTGCACCCGTCGGTGCAGGCGAAGTCGGTGCAGGAACTCGTCGCGCTCGCCAGGTCGAAACCCGGCCAGATCAACTTCGCTTCCGCCGGCACCGGTAACCGCCTCGCTTCGGAGCTCTTCAAGATCCACGCCGGTGTCGACATCGTGAACGTGCCCTACAAGGGCACCGGGCAGGCGATCATCGATCTCGTCGCGGGCCAGGTGCAGATGATGATGATGAATCCCATCAGCGCGCTGCCGCAGATCAAGGCCGGCAAGCTGCGCGGCCTCGCGGTCACGACCTTGAAGCGCAGCGCCGCCTTTCCCGATACGCCGACGATCGCCGAATCGGGCTTCCCGGGATTCGAGGTGAATTCGTGGCACGGCTTCTTCGCGCCGGCGAAGACGCCGGCGATCATCGTCACGCGGCTCAACTCGGAGACTCTGAAGATACTCGCGATGCACGACGTGAAAGACCGCTTCGCGATCGCCGGCCTCGAACCCGCAGGGACGACGCCGCAGGAGCTCACCGCGTATCTGAAGAGCGAAACCGACAAGTGGGCGAAGATCATCAAACAAGTAGGGATAAAGCCGGAATGA
- a CDS encoding cupin domain-containing protein: protein MAVTPIRRVVTGNDASGKSKVAWDGPAPSVHDDSHTGAGRGHIDFWVWNDPLIALNGATDDGNLGYDFPGPVDGGHWRVVQGPPVPRGYDRSKDPLYVPPHEAKRHGVGPRWDRGGSTSHSGGMHKTETVDYAIILDGQRTLVLDSGKVTWQPGDIVIDVGAWHQWLSESEDAGGRVAFDMIAARFPDGPVGLIQGDDKPLQPPADRKLPAGVTPVRRIVIADREPWKSCVISDGPCPDIRLDPARPGYAVQRMWVTEGTPCRIVAESLHLPNVLVPPPAGSVMNVINLPPDESWKGKVDANDVRAWYTSVGASEISTYSASGKHPYTQKSRTADFVIVQEGEVVLVLDTEEVRLSKGDFIVVRGQNHAWSNRTSSPAVLAVASHDGKA from the coding sequence ATGGCGGTCACACCGATCAGGCGAGTGGTCACCGGCAACGACGCGAGCGGCAAATCGAAAGTGGCGTGGGACGGCCCGGCGCCCAGCGTGCACGACGACAGTCACACCGGCGCGGGCCGCGGGCACATCGACTTCTGGGTGTGGAACGATCCGTTGATCGCGCTCAACGGCGCGACCGACGACGGCAATCTCGGCTACGACTTCCCGGGGCCGGTCGACGGCGGCCACTGGCGCGTGGTGCAGGGGCCGCCGGTGCCGCGCGGCTACGACCGCTCGAAGGATCCGCTCTACGTGCCGCCGCACGAAGCGAAGCGTCACGGCGTCGGGCCGCGCTGGGACCGCGGCGGCAGCACGTCGCACTCGGGCGGCATGCACAAGACCGAGACCGTCGATTACGCGATCATCCTCGACGGCCAGCGCACCCTCGTGCTCGACAGCGGCAAGGTGACGTGGCAGCCCGGCGACATCGTGATCGACGTCGGCGCGTGGCACCAGTGGCTGTCGGAGAGCGAGGACGCCGGCGGCCGCGTCGCGTTCGACATGATCGCCGCGCGCTTTCCCGACGGCCCCGTGGGATTGATCCAGGGCGACGACAAGCCGCTGCAGCCGCCGGCGGATCGCAAGCTGCCCGCGGGTGTTACGCCGGTGCGCCGCATCGTCATCGCCGACCGCGAGCCGTGGAAGTCGTGCGTGATCAGCGACGGTCCGTGCCCCGACATCCGCCTCGATCCCGCGCGCCCCGGCTACGCGGTGCAGCGCATGTGGGTGACCGAAGGCACGCCGTGCCGGATCGTCGCCGAGTCGCTGCACCTTCCGAACGTGCTGGTGCCGCCGCCGGCCGGCTCGGTGATGAACGTCATCAACCTCCCGCCCGATGAGAGCTGGAAAGGCAAGGTCGATGCGAACGACGTGCGCGCGTGGTACACGTCGGTCGGCGCGTCGGAAATCTCGACGTATTCCGCGAGCGGCAAGCATCCGTACACGCAGAAATCGCGCACCGCCGACTTCGTGATCGTGCAGGAAGGCGAAGTCGTCCTGGTGCTCGACACCGAGGAAGTCCGGCTTTCGAAAGGCGACTTCATCGTCGTACGTGGCCAGAACCACGCGTGGAGCAACCGGACGTCTTCGCCTGCTGTCCTTGCGGTGGCTTCCCACGACGGAAAAGCTTGA
- a CDS encoding ATP-binding protein, with protein sequence MATSVVDFPGPERRASESATLAELQVCVRDLMRLLALPAIWNGREPQSILCVLCETLESALSLDACYVCARLAPGESLSCVLRIRGAFVEDSHPAWRCFVDAAGRPHSGPPTLLDATPVGALRMLSYDMGFFGEGSVCVASSDPDFPSPTQSLVLQAAVTLAASGLNSARLAHEREQARKGRDEFLATLAHELRNPLAPIVTALNLTRLRSGGELPREYEIIQRQVERLTRIANDLSDVSYLARGKVELAREPVEVAAIVAKAVEIAGPLLEQRRHYLRIEVPASGLTVDGDPARLTQVVANLLANAAKFTEPGGHVGVRAWREEDEIAIAVTDNGCGMDAETLPRVFDLFLQERSGADARPGGLGMGLALVKAIVQLHGGAIKVSSPGPGHGSEFIVTLPALARAEHARTAPDSRMPAAQKSEKIVVVDDNRDAAELVAEVLSTVGHEVTIANDALQAISLIAKLKPGVVVLDIGMPVMDGHELASRIRDEFGENGPRLVAVTGFGLDQDRAKSRASGIEAHLVKPVDVEKLIAAVAGATAEKR encoded by the coding sequence ATGGCCACCAGCGTCGTCGACTTCCCGGGTCCGGAGCGGCGAGCGAGCGAGAGCGCGACGCTCGCCGAATTGCAGGTGTGTGTGCGCGACCTGATGCGGCTCCTCGCCCTGCCGGCGATCTGGAACGGCCGCGAGCCGCAATCGATCCTCTGCGTGCTGTGCGAGACGCTCGAATCGGCGCTGTCGCTGGACGCGTGCTACGTCTGCGCGCGCCTCGCGCCCGGCGAGAGCCTGTCGTGCGTGCTGCGCATTCGCGGCGCGTTCGTCGAAGACTCGCACCCCGCGTGGCGGTGCTTCGTCGACGCGGCGGGCAGGCCGCACAGCGGGCCGCCGACGCTGCTCGACGCGACACCGGTGGGCGCACTGCGCATGCTGTCGTACGACATGGGTTTCTTCGGCGAAGGCTCGGTCTGCGTCGCATCGAGCGACCCCGACTTTCCGAGCCCCACGCAATCGCTGGTGCTGCAGGCCGCGGTGACGCTCGCCGCGAGCGGCCTCAACTCGGCGCGGCTGGCGCACGAGCGCGAGCAGGCGCGCAAGGGCCGCGACGAGTTTCTCGCGACGCTAGCCCACGAGCTCAGGAACCCGCTGGCGCCCATCGTCACCGCGCTCAATCTCACCAGGCTGCGCTCGGGCGGGGAGCTGCCGCGCGAATACGAGATCATCCAGCGCCAGGTCGAGCGGCTGACGCGCATCGCCAACGATCTTTCGGACGTGTCGTATCTCGCGCGCGGCAAGGTCGAGCTCGCGCGCGAGCCGGTGGAAGTCGCGGCGATCGTCGCGAAAGCGGTCGAGATCGCGGGCCCGCTGCTCGAGCAGCGGCGGCATTACCTCAGGATCGAGGTGCCGGCGTCGGGACTGACGGTCGACGGCGATCCCGCGCGGCTCACGCAGGTCGTCGCGAACCTGCTCGCCAACGCCGCGAAATTCACCGAGCCCGGGGGCCACGTCGGCGTACGCGCCTGGCGCGAGGAAGACGAGATCGCGATCGCCGTCACCGACAACGGCTGCGGCATGGACGCCGAGACGCTGCCGCGCGTCTTCGACCTCTTTTTACAGGAACGCTCCGGCGCCGACGCGAGGCCCGGCGGGCTGGGAATGGGTCTCGCGCTCGTGAAGGCGATCGTGCAGTTGCACGGCGGCGCGATCAAGGTGTCGAGCCCCGGCCCCGGACACGGCAGCGAGTTCATCGTCACGCTGCCGGCGCTCGCCCGCGCCGAGCACGCGAGGACGGCTCCTGACTCGCGCATGCCGGCCGCGCAGAAGAGCGAGAAGATCGTCGTGGTCGACGACAACCGCGACGCGGCCGAGCTCGTCGCGGAAGTGCTGTCGACCGTCGGTCACGAAGTGACGATCGCCAACGACGCGCTGCAGGCGATCTCGCTCATCGCAAAGCTGAAACCGGGCGTCGTGGTGCTCGACATCGGCATGCCCGTCATGGACGGCCACGAGCTCGCGAGCCGCATACGCGACGAATTCGGGGAGAACGGCCCGCGGCTGGTCGCGGTCACCGGCTTCGGCCTGGACCAGGACCGCGCCAAGAGCCGCGCGTCGGGCATCGAGGCGCACCTGGTGAAGCCGGTGGATGTTGAGAAGCTGATTGCCGCCGTCGCGGGCGCGACGGCTGAGAAGAGGTGA
- a CDS encoding tripartite tricarboxylate transporter substrate binding protein has product MKAIWKVAGMAMGLAVCAAAGAAAKKAEKADTYPSRPIRFVVPFAPGGPSDILSRLVGQKLGESFGGTPVVIDNRGAVGGIVGAELGASAPPDGYTLLMAANSLLTINPHVYKKLGYNPERDLQPVTQLTSTGNVVVVHPSVAATSLKEFIALAKAKPGQINYATTGTGNVLGIAAFKSRAEIDMVAIPYKGTGQAVIDLVAGQVQFFFMNPLVAVSNVKAGKLRALGVTSLDRNPALPDVPTVSESGLPGFKNITWHSILVPARTPKELVTRLNGELVKIVQMPDVKERFTGQGMTPVGSTPEHVTALMREESRENAKLVKQIGLVVQ; this is encoded by the coding sequence ATGAAAGCGATTTGGAAAGTGGCGGGCATGGCGATGGGTTTGGCGGTGTGCGCCGCGGCCGGGGCGGCGGCGAAGAAGGCGGAGAAGGCGGACACCTATCCGTCGCGGCCGATCCGGTTCGTGGTTCCTTTCGCGCCGGGCGGGCCGAGCGATATCCTCTCGCGCCTGGTCGGACAGAAGCTCGGCGAGAGCTTCGGCGGCACCCCGGTGGTGATCGACAATCGCGGCGCCGTCGGCGGCATCGTCGGCGCTGAGCTCGGCGCGAGCGCGCCGCCCGACGGCTACACGCTGCTGATGGCCGCGAACAGCCTGCTGACGATCAACCCCCACGTCTACAAGAAGCTCGGCTACAACCCCGAGCGCGATCTCCAGCCGGTCACGCAGCTCACCTCGACCGGCAACGTCGTCGTGGTCCACCCGTCGGTCGCCGCGACGTCGCTCAAGGAGTTCATCGCGCTCGCGAAGGCGAAGCCGGGGCAGATCAACTACGCAACGACGGGGACCGGCAACGTGCTCGGCATCGCGGCGTTCAAGTCGAGGGCGGAGATCGACATGGTCGCGATCCCCTACAAGGGAACGGGACAGGCCGTTATCGATCTCGTCGCGGGCCAGGTGCAGTTCTTCTTCATGAACCCGCTGGTCGCGGTGTCGAACGTGAAAGCCGGCAAGCTGCGCGCGCTCGGCGTCACTTCGCTGGATCGCAATCCCGCGCTGCCCGACGTGCCGACGGTCTCCGAGTCCGGGCTGCCGGGCTTCAAGAACATCACGTGGCACAGCATCCTGGTTCCCGCGCGCACGCCGAAGGAGCTCGTCACGCGCCTCAACGGCGAGCTCGTGAAGATCGTGCAGATGCCCGACGTCAAAGAGCGCTTCACCGGGCAGGGCATGACCCCGGTCGGCTCGACGCCCGAGCACGTGACCGCGCTGATGCGCGAGGAATCGCGGGAGAACGCAAAGCTCGTGAAGCAGATCGGTCTGGTCGTGCAGTAA
- a CDS encoding tripartite tricarboxylate transporter substrate-binding protein: protein MQSVLQKLKYFDAPITVVNRAGAGSALSGLYVNKFEGNGHYVLLSGKALVVSDLMGRLPFQYTDLTPLAHLMDEYIGVAVKADSPIRSGRDLLDRLKKDPAAHSVAVATALGNANHQAVASAMKASGIDPRKARTVIFNSGGAAMTALLGGHVDVVPVSVGLLTSSPVTALSVTSYPSAFRNSPVTLVPSASMKAISLLVVMKRQPLRMKST, encoded by the coding sequence ATGCAGAGCGTCCTGCAGAAGCTGAAGTACTTCGACGCCCCGATCACGGTGGTGAACCGCGCGGGCGCCGGCAGCGCGCTCTCGGGTCTCTACGTCAACAAGTTCGAGGGCAACGGACACTACGTGCTGCTCTCCGGCAAGGCGCTGGTCGTGAGCGACCTCATGGGCCGGCTGCCTTTCCAGTACACCGACCTCACCCCGCTCGCGCACCTCATGGACGAGTACATCGGCGTCGCGGTCAAGGCCGATTCGCCGATCCGGTCGGGACGCGATCTGCTCGATCGCCTGAAGAAGGACCCGGCCGCGCACAGCGTCGCGGTGGCGACCGCGCTCGGCAACGCCAACCACCAGGCGGTCGCTTCGGCGATGAAGGCGAGCGGCATCGATCCGCGCAAAGCCAGGACGGTCATCTTCAACTCGGGCGGCGCGGCGATGACCGCGCTCCTCGGCGGACACGTCGACGTCGTTCCGGTTTCGGTGGGACTCCTCACCAGTTCACCCGTCACCGCCTTATCCGTCACTTCTTATCCCAGCGCCTTTCGCAATTCCCCCGTCACTCTCGTCCCTTCGGCGAGTATGAAAGCGATCTCGCTGTTGGTCGTGATGAAGCGGCAGCCCTTGCGGATGAAATCGACCTGA
- a CDS encoding MFS transporter — MSRFKATLAPLKHRDFRRLWTGTFFATAGQWIQQATLGWVVYDVTGSASVLGAVLGTRAIPMLLLAPVSGVVADRMDRRYALAASQLLMVVVSIALSALLAFERVETWHLFAFSIFSGVSAVFDRTLRSTLIFHSVPRNDAANAVALNSVAFSVSRAVGPSVAGFLIGAMGAAWNFGIQALLLMGVVMAALSVQAGRLPAASRRQTSAWEEMKEGFRFVASDPVARMMVVLGLVPPLLLIPSFSALMPVFAADVFKAGPEGLGLMLSAVGVGGILGGLVAAWTSRYDQTGLVQMLALAVFAFSLVAFAVSPNVAVAVVFLAIAGIAEMVHHTVHVTTLQMCAPEHLRGRIASLLPIFPAFISIGALLAGVVADLLGPEMVVLLLSGLAIAVIVASWSKSSAVRELRMSRLIADAGDR, encoded by the coding sequence TTGTCCCGCTTCAAGGCAACCCTCGCCCCGCTGAAACACCGCGACTTCCGCCGTCTCTGGACCGGCACCTTCTTCGCGACCGCGGGCCAGTGGATACAACAGGCCACGCTCGGCTGGGTCGTATACGACGTGACAGGGTCGGCGAGCGTGCTCGGCGCGGTGCTCGGCACGCGCGCGATCCCGATGCTGCTGCTCGCGCCGGTGAGCGGCGTCGTCGCCGACCGCATGGACCGGCGCTACGCGCTCGCCGCGAGCCAGCTGCTCATGGTGGTGGTGTCGATCGCGCTCTCGGCGCTGCTCGCGTTCGAGCGCGTCGAGACGTGGCACCTCTTCGCGTTCTCGATCTTCTCCGGCGTGAGCGCGGTCTTCGACCGCACGCTGCGCAGCACGCTCATCTTCCACAGCGTGCCGCGCAACGACGCCGCGAACGCGGTGGCGCTCAACAGCGTCGCGTTCAGCGTGAGCCGCGCGGTCGGGCCTTCGGTCGCGGGCTTTCTCATCGGCGCGATGGGCGCGGCGTGGAACTTCGGCATACAGGCGCTGCTCCTCATGGGGGTCGTCATGGCGGCGCTCTCGGTGCAGGCGGGGCGTCTTCCCGCCGCCAGCCGCAGGCAGACCTCCGCCTGGGAAGAGATGAAGGAAGGGTTTCGCTTCGTCGCCTCCGACCCGGTCGCGCGCATGATGGTCGTGCTCGGTCTCGTGCCGCCGCTGCTGCTCATTCCGAGCTTCAGCGCGCTCATGCCGGTGTTCGCCGCGGACGTGTTCAAGGCAGGCCCCGAGGGCTTGGGCCTCATGCTCTCGGCGGTGGGCGTCGGCGGCATCCTCGGCGGCCTCGTCGCGGCATGGACCTCGCGCTACGACCAGACCGGGCTCGTGCAGATGCTGGCGCTCGCGGTGTTCGCGTTCTCGCTCGTCGCGTTCGCCGTGAGCCCCAACGTCGCGGTCGCGGTGGTGTTCCTCGCGATCGCCGGCATCGCGGAGATGGTGCACCACACCGTGCACGTCACCACGCTCCAGATGTGCGCGCCCGAGCACCTGCGCGGGCGCATCGCCAGCCTGCTCCCCATATTCCCCGCGTTCATCTCCATCGGCGCGCTCCTCGCCGGCGTAGTCGCCGACCTGCTGGGCCCGGAGATGGTGGTGCTCCTGCTCTCGGGACTCGCCATCGCCGTGATCGTCGCATCGTGGTCGAAGTCTTCGGCGGTCCGGGAGCTGCGGATGTCGAGGTTGATTGCGGATGCCGGCGATCGCTGA